From Shewanella psychrophila, a single genomic window includes:
- a CDS encoding YebC/PmpR family DNA-binding transcriptional regulator: MGRAYQNRKESMAKTAGQKTRLYSRYGKEIYVCAKNGGFDPDGNLPLRQMIAKAKKDQVPAHVIERAIDKARGGGGEDYETARYEGFAPGGAMVIVDCLTDNGKRTFTEVRQSFVKNDAKLGGPGTVGHMFDHQAVFAFKGDDEEAVLETLMMADVDVTDIEVEDGIVSVFAPHTEFFKVKTSLTEETPDISFEVEEITFVPQTFTEITDPEVIEQFEKFLAALEDCDDVQNVYHNAELPE, from the coding sequence ATGGGAAGAGCATACCAAAACCGCAAAGAGTCTATGGCTAAAACTGCTGGCCAGAAAACCAGACTTTACTCAAGATACGGTAAAGAGATTTATGTTTGCGCTAAGAATGGTGGCTTCGACCCCGACGGCAACCTGCCACTACGTCAAATGATCGCCAAGGCTAAAAAAGATCAAGTCCCTGCTCACGTGATCGAACGCGCTATCGACAAAGCAAGAGGCGGCGGTGGAGAAGACTATGAAACGGCTCGCTACGAAGGTTTCGCTCCAGGTGGCGCTATGGTCATCGTTGACTGCTTAACCGATAACGGTAAGCGTACCTTCACCGAAGTGCGTCAGTCCTTCGTAAAGAATGATGCCAAGCTAGGTGGCCCAGGTACAGTTGGCCATATGTTTGACCACCAAGCCGTTTTCGCCTTTAAAGGTGACGACGAAGAAGCGGTACTTGAAACCTTAATGATGGCCGATGTAGATGTTACCGATATCGAAGTTGAAGATGGTATCGTCAGTGTCTTTGCCCCCCACACCGAGTTTTTCAAGGTCAAAACATCTCTGACCGAAGAAACCCCAGATATCAGCTTCGAAGTAGAAGAGATCACCTTCGTTCCACAAACTTTTACTGAAATCACAGATCCTGAAGTGATTGAGCAATTTGAGAAATTCTTAGCGGCTCTCGAAGATTGTGACGACGTGCAAAACGTCTATCACAACGCAGAGCTTCCTGAGTAA
- a CDS encoding alpha/beta hydrolase family protein, which translates to MKKSLHLSALALAVSLGLSACSGTHTGTNQFSDGTQLTQQVPVQQYDAKTFFETTTYFGSSFSADGESILIGSDKSGIFNLYKVNAVTGEQSPLTTFKDTTYPVSWFPNDDRVLLTQDNGGNELYHLFVRELDGKIVDITPGEETRANFVNFTNDGKYFFATTNERDPKFMDLYRYDAKSYERELVFKNELGFDISEVSSDGHFVALSKTHTNRDSDTYLLDFRKRIAKPSIISQHNDPANYNPMTFSADGSALYYSTDAKGEFSQVWQYDIATGEHSLAVKDDWNVSFVYFSESGRYRVSGVNADASTRISILDTQTGKALKLPELPDGDLRNVNFTKDEKNVAFYINSDTSPSNLFVWQLGTDSANQLTQALNPKINPDDLVASEVVRFKSFDDLEIPGLLFKPKTASADNKRPAVVFVHGGPGGQSRTGYSAMRQHLINHGYAVFAVNNRGSSGYGKTFFHLDDKNHGENDLQDIVYGKKYLETLDWVDKDKIGVMGGSYGGYMTAAALAFEPEEFKVGIDIFGVTNWVRTLDSIPPWWESFKKALYDEMGDPATDGERHRAISPLFHAQNITKPLMVIQGANDPRVLKVESDELVEKVKQNGVPVEYVVFDDEGHGFRKKQNRITASEAYVKFLDTYLKGDAGRLPGERVATK; encoded by the coding sequence ATGAAAAAGTCCCTTCACCTTAGCGCGCTTGCGCTGGCTGTTAGCTTAGGTCTATCAGCTTGCTCTGGAACTCATACCGGAACGAATCAGTTTTCAGACGGTACCCAGCTGACACAGCAAGTGCCTGTTCAGCAATATGATGCCAAGACCTTCTTCGAGACAACCACCTATTTCGGTTCATCATTCTCAGCAGATGGTGAGTCAATTTTGATTGGCTCAGATAAATCAGGGATCTTTAATTTATATAAGGTCAATGCTGTGACGGGTGAGCAATCTCCCCTGACAACCTTTAAAGACACCACTTATCCTGTTTCTTGGTTTCCTAATGATGATAGAGTTTTGTTGACCCAAGATAATGGCGGTAATGAACTTTATCATCTGTTTGTACGAGAGCTAGATGGTAAGATCGTGGATATTACTCCGGGTGAGGAGACTCGTGCTAATTTTGTGAATTTCACTAACGATGGCAAGTACTTCTTTGCGACAACTAACGAGCGCGATCCTAAGTTTATGGATTTATACCGTTATGATGCCAAGAGTTATGAGCGCGAGCTAGTATTTAAGAATGAGCTAGGCTTCGACATTTCAGAGGTTTCGAGCGACGGCCATTTTGTTGCTCTGTCTAAAACCCACACCAACAGAGACAGTGATACCTACCTATTAGATTTCAGAAAGCGTATCGCTAAACCTAGCATCATCAGTCAGCATAACGATCCTGCAAATTATAATCCGATGACGTTCTCAGCCGATGGCAGTGCTCTGTATTACAGCACCGATGCCAAGGGAGAGTTCTCTCAGGTATGGCAGTACGATATCGCCACTGGTGAGCATAGCCTAGCGGTGAAAGATGATTGGAATGTCAGTTTTGTTTATTTCTCAGAATCGGGACGATATCGAGTCTCCGGCGTTAACGCCGATGCCAGCACACGTATCAGTATCTTAGATACTCAGACAGGCAAAGCGCTCAAGTTACCTGAACTACCCGATGGCGATCTCAGAAATGTTAACTTCACGAAAGATGAAAAGAATGTCGCCTTCTACATTAATTCAGACACTTCGCCGTCGAATCTATTTGTATGGCAACTCGGTACTGATTCGGCAAATCAGCTGACTCAAGCCTTAAATCCTAAGATTAACCCCGATGACTTAGTCGCCAGTGAAGTGGTACGTTTTAAGAGCTTCGATGATCTCGAAATTCCGGGTTTATTGTTTAAGCCAAAAACGGCTAGTGCAGATAACAAAAGGCCTGCGGTAGTGTTTGTCCATGGTGGACCCGGAGGCCAGAGTCGCACCGGATACAGCGCCATGCGTCAACATCTGATCAACCATGGCTACGCCGTTTTTGCGGTGAATAATCGTGGCAGCTCAGGTTACGGTAAGACCTTCTTTCACCTCGATGATAAGAATCATGGTGAGAATGACCTACAGGATATCGTTTACGGTAAGAAATACCTAGAGACATTAGATTGGGTCGATAAAGATAAGATAGGTGTCATGGGGGGCAGTTATGGTGGCTATATGACGGCTGCGGCTTTAGCCTTCGAGCCTGAAGAGTTCAAGGTAGGTATCGATATCTTCGGTGTCACTAACTGGGTTCGGACGTTAGATTCAATTCCGCCTTGGTGGGAGTCATTTAAGAAGGCGCTCTATGATGAGATGGGGGATCCTGCCACTGACGGCGAACGCCATCGCGCTATCTCGCCGCTATTCCATGCACAGAATATTACTAAGCCACTCATGGTCATTCAAGGGGCTAATGACCCACGCGTGCTTAAGGTTGAGAGTGATGAGTTGGTGGAAAAGGTGAAGCAAAACGGCGTGCCAGTTGAGTACGTAGTTTTTGATGATGAGGGTCATGGATTCCGTAAGAAGCAAAATCGAATTACCGCTTCTGAAGCTTATGTGAAGTTTCTGGATACCTACTTGAAAGGTGATGCAGGTCGGCTTCCTGGTGAAAGAGTGGCGACTAAGTAG
- a CDS encoding DUF4382 domain-containing protein, whose product MRHNKTIIAITLASLLAGCGGSDSSSPEPTTGTFSLGVSDNPADADVVNIAFKQVVLKNSEGSLSFDVSEGGELKHVDLLTVQGAEVATLASGESVPLGEYQMCIYMQKNEEGASGSSYVETADGIEGLTTNSNGSCGGVGAEDEDTGRLFFNKSFTIAAGTNTFVAEFNLAKGLQAPHGSHDYWTLKPTSVQLVNISDVGAITGQISPETMASCESAAVELGLPDEYSPAVYLYPTMTALANMADFRGDEVPYLLTEVAPISSARVNEITDESEAVIGHEYEFGFVVAGDYSLGYTCVAQNDDPETANTPEDVTDAFFIHLDEQGLEVTEGATTERHFPETFVPTS is encoded by the coding sequence ATGAGACATAACAAAACAATAATCGCAATCACACTGGCAAGTTTATTAGCAGGCTGTGGTGGAAGTGATAGCAGCTCTCCAGAGCCAACAACGGGTACATTTAGTCTGGGTGTATCGGATAACCCAGCCGATGCAGATGTGGTCAATATTGCCTTCAAGCAAGTCGTCTTAAAAAATAGTGAAGGTTCTCTCTCTTTCGATGTATCAGAAGGTGGAGAACTCAAACATGTGGATCTGCTCACAGTCCAAGGAGCTGAGGTAGCTACGCTTGCAAGCGGCGAATCTGTCCCCCTAGGTGAATACCAGATGTGTATTTACATGCAAAAAAATGAAGAAGGAGCCTCTGGAAGCTCTTATGTAGAAACAGCCGATGGCATTGAAGGCCTAACGACCAATAGTAATGGTAGCTGTGGTGGCGTCGGCGCTGAAGATGAAGATACTGGCCGATTATTTTTCAACAAATCATTCACTATTGCCGCAGGCACTAACACCTTTGTCGCCGAATTTAATCTAGCGAAAGGACTTCAAGCCCCTCATGGAAGTCATGATTATTGGACACTCAAACCAACTTCAGTACAGCTGGTGAATATCTCAGATGTTGGAGCCATCACAGGCCAGATTAGCCCTGAAACCATGGCTAGCTGTGAATCTGCTGCCGTTGAGCTTGGTCTACCCGATGAATACAGTCCGGCAGTTTATCTCTACCCGACGATGACAGCATTGGCCAATATGGCAGACTTTAGAGGAGATGAAGTGCCTTATCTCCTCACTGAAGTGGCTCCTATCTCTTCAGCTAGAGTCAATGAGATAACCGATGAATCAGAAGCCGTCATAGGCCATGAATATGAATTTGGTTTCGTCGTCGCCGGAGATTACAGCTTAGGCTATACCTGCGTTGCGCAAAATGATGATCCTGAAACGGCTAACACACCAGAAGATGTCACCGATGCCTTCTTTATCCATCTCGATGAACAAGGACTGGAAGTCACAGAAGGAGCGACCACAGAACGTCATTTTCCTGAGACTTTTGTTCCTACAAGTTAA
- a CDS encoding TRAP transporter permease → MQKTQKLGALADMAASNDSGARELKGFSGKFITCIALSWALFQLWYASPLPFILNIGIINDTQARVIHLAFAIFLAFTAFPAFKSSRKHSVPVLDWVFAFVGAGATLYLFWFYEQLSTRPGAPIPMDIYVAVIGMVLLLEATRRALGPPLMIVAGLFLIYIFAGPFMPEVISHRGASLSKAASHLWITTEGVFGIALGVSTSFVFLFVLFGALLEKAGAGNYFIKMAFALLGHMRGGPAKAAVLASGMTGLISGSSIANVVTTGTFTIPLMKRMGLPAHKAGAVEVASSCYGQIMPPIMGAAAFLMVEYVGIPYVEVIKHAFIPAIAAYLTFLYIMHLEALKANLQGIARTEPPAPWKVRLLRSGITISSLIILAGVVYFALDFIKGNTGDAAVWLISVGTLLAYIFLVSHSAKYPDLEIDDPNCTTPVLPKLGPTVKSGLHFLLPVVILVWCLMVEKLSPGLSAFYATAFMIFILLSQRPLFSFFRGQKAGLSEIKEGVRDLLVGLETGARNMIGIGVATAAAGVVVGAVTLTGLGPVMTELVEVMSGGSLGLMLVLIAVISLILGMGLPTTANYIVVSSLMAPVVISLGAQHGLIVPLIAVHLFVFYFGIMADITPPVGLAAFAASAISKADPIKTGVQAFKYAMLTAVLPFMFIFNTDIILVGIDSIWQMMFIFMYTLVAMCLFASAVQGYFVTRSKRYESVLLILVAFSLVRPDFWQDLIKPKFTDHPGSEIAQVVETLEGDEPLRLVLGYETYKGESKQRVVMLDLPQADTAQQRLDDAGLMLMQNDKGQTVVDMVGFASNAQKAGIDFDQQILAVQQVNTRFAKEWIFIPALMLAGFVFWRQRRRADTETELDIEPVNA, encoded by the coding sequence ATGCAAAAAACACAAAAACTAGGGGCGTTAGCTGATATGGCCGCCAGTAATGATTCCGGAGCTAGGGAGTTAAAGGGATTTTCCGGCAAGTTTATCACCTGTATCGCCTTATCTTGGGCCTTGTTCCAACTTTGGTATGCCTCACCACTGCCGTTTATTTTGAATATCGGCATCATCAATGATACTCAAGCTAGGGTTATTCACCTGGCATTTGCCATTTTCCTCGCGTTTACGGCATTTCCGGCGTTCAAATCATCCAGAAAGCACAGTGTCCCTGTACTCGATTGGGTGTTTGCTTTTGTGGGAGCCGGAGCCACCCTCTATCTTTTCTGGTTCTATGAGCAGCTGTCGACTAGACCCGGCGCACCTATACCCATGGATATCTATGTGGCAGTTATTGGCATGGTATTACTGCTTGAGGCCACTCGTCGAGCATTAGGCCCACCATTAATGATCGTGGCGGGACTATTTTTGATTTATATCTTCGCCGGTCCTTTTATGCCGGAGGTGATCTCTCATCGCGGCGCATCATTATCGAAAGCAGCTAGCCATTTATGGATCACCACTGAAGGCGTCTTTGGCATCGCTTTGGGGGTATCCACCAGCTTCGTATTCCTGTTTGTACTTTTCGGCGCCTTGTTAGAAAAAGCAGGAGCAGGTAATTACTTTATCAAGATGGCATTTGCCCTCTTAGGCCATATGCGCGGTGGGCCAGCAAAGGCGGCCGTACTTGCATCGGGCATGACGGGATTGATTTCTGGCTCCTCTATCGCGAACGTGGTGACGACTGGTACCTTTACTATTCCTTTGATGAAACGTATGGGCTTGCCAGCTCATAAGGCTGGGGCTGTGGAAGTTGCCTCATCCTGTTATGGTCAGATCATGCCACCTATCATGGGAGCCGCGGCTTTCTTGATGGTGGAATATGTAGGTATTCCCTATGTTGAGGTGATTAAACACGCCTTCATACCGGCGATTGCGGCTTATCTGACGTTCCTTTACATCATGCATCTCGAGGCTCTGAAGGCTAACTTGCAGGGCATAGCGCGTACCGAACCGCCAGCGCCTTGGAAGGTGCGTTTGCTACGGTCTGGTATCACCATATCCAGCTTGATTATTCTGGCGGGTGTAGTCTATTTCGCTCTAGACTTTATCAAGGGTAATACGGGAGATGCCGCGGTTTGGCTCATCTCCGTGGGTACCTTGCTGGCATATATCTTTCTGGTTTCACACAGCGCTAAGTATCCGGATTTAGAGATTGACGATCCTAATTGCACGACGCCTGTGCTGCCTAAGCTTGGGCCAACGGTAAAGTCGGGTCTGCATTTCTTGTTGCCTGTGGTGATCTTGGTCTGGTGTCTGATGGTTGAGAAGCTATCGCCTGGTCTTTCGGCCTTCTATGCCACCGCATTTATGATCTTTATTCTGTTGTCTCAGCGGCCGCTGTTTAGCTTCTTCAGGGGACAGAAGGCGGGGTTGAGCGAAATCAAGGAGGGTGTAAGAGATCTGCTGGTTGGCTTAGAGACTGGTGCCAGAAACATGATAGGTATCGGTGTCGCTACAGCGGCTGCCGGTGTCGTCGTTGGCGCGGTAACCCTGACAGGTCTGGGACCTGTGATGACTGAGCTGGTAGAGGTGATGTCAGGTGGCAGTCTAGGCTTGATGTTGGTCTTGATTGCTGTGATTAGCCTGATCTTAGGCATGGGGTTACCTACAACCGCAAATTATATCGTAGTCTCTAGCCTGATGGCGCCAGTAGTGATTAGCCTAGGTGCTCAACATGGCTTGATTGTGCCGCTTATCGCAGTACATCTGTTTGTGTTTTACTTTGGTATCATGGCGGATATCACTCCTCCTGTAGGTTTGGCGGCCTTTGCTGCATCGGCAATCTCTAAGGCCGATCCAATAAAAACGGGTGTTCAAGCGTTTAAATACGCCATGCTGACTGCGGTTCTGCCGTTTATGTTTATCTTCAATACCGACATCATATTAGTGGGCATAGATAGCATCTGGCAGATGATGTTTATCTTTATGTATACCTTAGTGGCCATGTGCCTGTTCGCCTCCGCGGTTCAGGGGTATTTCGTGACCAGAAGTAAACGTTATGAGTCTGTGTTGCTTATTCTTGTGGCCTTTAGCTTGGTTCGCCCCGATTTTTGGCAGGATCTGATAAAGCCCAAGTTTACCGATCATCCTGGCAGTGAGATAGCTCAGGTCGTGGAGACACTTGAGGGCGATGAGCCGTTACGTCTGGTCTTGGGTTATGAAACCTATAAAGGCGAGAGTAAGCAGAGGGTGGTAATGTTGGATCTTCCCCAAGCTGATACGGCGCAGCAACGTCTCGATGATGCAGGCCTGATGCTGATGCAAAACGATAAAGGTCAGACTGTTGTCGACATGGTTGGCTTTGCCAGTAACGCGCAGAAGGCGGGGATCGATTTCGATCAACAGATACTGGCTGTGCAGCAGGTGAATACTCGCTTCGCTAAAGAATGGATATTCATTCCGGCACTGATGCTTGCCGGGTTTGTCTTCTGGCGTCAGCGCAGGCGAGCCGATACTGAAACAGAGCTCGATATCGAACCCGTCAATGCCTAG
- a CDS encoding multiheme c-type cytochrome has protein sequence METDYRLAGLTASTRVTFKQQDEDGGYDGVSFTSYSDVVDHVGLKIQDFERRHSVTAESCTTCHTNETNYHKNGSYNEGGKDCVACHNNGQDRSAKNSAPGFGPMVHSMHWGVGNTATSSEGEANSAAKLNAENCVACHAEGIDLDVIPNQYILSKAYNGGVSGVMTSPITANCFACHNDDSAKNHMLQQGGEINVEKLEDWYTLPTSESCATCHSEGKSYGIDKFHVFDRAL, from the coding sequence TTGGAAACTGATTACCGTTTAGCAGGGTTAACGGCCAGTACTCGAGTGACATTTAAACAGCAAGATGAAGATGGCGGTTACGATGGCGTCTCCTTCACTAGTTATTCAGATGTTGTCGATCATGTAGGTCTAAAAATCCAAGATTTCGAGCGTCGCCACAGTGTTACGGCTGAAAGTTGTACGACTTGTCACACTAACGAGACTAATTACCATAAGAATGGTAGCTACAACGAAGGTGGTAAAGACTGTGTCGCTTGTCATAACAATGGCCAAGATCGCAGCGCGAAGAACTCGGCGCCTGGTTTCGGCCCTATGGTTCATAGCATGCACTGGGGAGTGGGTAATACTGCAACTAGCTCTGAAGGTGAAGCAAACTCAGCCGCTAAGTTAAATGCTGAAAATTGTGTGGCTTGTCATGCCGAAGGCATAGACCTAGACGTTATTCCCAACCAGTATATCTTATCAAAAGCTTATAACGGCGGTGTATCAGGTGTGATGACTAGTCCCATAACTGCAAACTGTTTTGCTTGTCATAATGATGACTCGGCGAAGAACCATATGCTTCAACAAGGTGGCGAAATCAATGTTGAGAAGCTGGAAGATTGGTATACGCTGCCAACTTCTGAGTCTTGTGCGACCTGTCATTCAGAAGGTAAATCATATGGCATCGATAAGTTCCACGTTTTTGACCGTGCGCTGTAA
- a CDS encoding SO_0444 family Cu/Zn efflux transporter → MLFANFIDLFLDSAPWLLLGLFLAGMLKMFVPMAWMQKQLGGHGFKTTVKAAILGAPLPLCSCGVIPAAVGLRRSGASKAATTSFLVSTPETGVDSVAVSYVLLGPFMAIVRPIAAVTSAIVAGLLVGRDDKNESNAVISESKTSAKQDTVSSVSCCSSKKEKVEPKVKNSCCSSASKSGSKTEPKVAPAVTMTPMAAGENLLATPMIGSMTNPESASASLDTTDACCSSKTKAPEKESSCCSSVKSESAKASEDESCCESTKDIAAELKGTPVISRIGKGLHFAATDLVRDTTIWLLIGLFFAAIVQTYVPADFMAQWGDGILAMLVVVLISVPMYICATASTPIAAGLLLAGVSPGAVLVFMLAGPATNIATLGVVTKELGKRALLGYLGGVLGVALVSGIIVNYLVETYGFVVMPQVGEQHNLLPDFIVYSSGVVLAILMAKVLLEKLPKNWWRRDCCS, encoded by the coding sequence ATGTTGTTTGCGAATTTTATTGACCTCTTTTTAGATTCTGCTCCCTGGTTGCTACTGGGGCTGTTCTTAGCCGGGATGTTGAAGATGTTTGTGCCTATGGCTTGGATGCAGAAACAACTAGGTGGCCATGGATTTAAGACCACTGTTAAGGCGGCCATTCTTGGTGCTCCTTTACCCCTGTGCTCCTGCGGAGTCATTCCAGCTGCCGTCGGTCTGCGACGCTCAGGTGCTTCTAAGGCTGCCACAACTTCATTTCTAGTCTCTACACCGGAAACTGGCGTCGATTCTGTGGCGGTATCTTATGTGCTACTCGGCCCTTTCATGGCCATAGTCAGACCCATAGCGGCTGTCACCAGTGCTATTGTGGCTGGGCTTTTAGTAGGGCGTGACGACAAAAATGAGTCCAATGCGGTAATTTCTGAATCTAAAACTTCAGCTAAGCAGGATACTGTCTCATCTGTATCTTGCTGCAGCAGTAAAAAAGAAAAGGTTGAGCCTAAAGTTAAGAACTCCTGTTGTAGTTCTGCTTCTAAATCTGGATCTAAGACCGAACCAAAGGTGGCTCCTGCCGTGACTATGACGCCTATGGCTGCCGGTGAAAACCTGTTAGCGACTCCTATGATTGGCTCTATGACGAACCCCGAATCGGCGTCTGCGTCACTAGATACAACGGATGCATGTTGCAGCAGTAAAACTAAAGCGCCAGAGAAGGAGTCTTCATGCTGCAGCTCAGTCAAGAGTGAGTCGGCTAAAGCCAGTGAAGATGAAAGTTGCTGCGAGTCGACCAAGGACATCGCCGCCGAGCTTAAGGGGACACCTGTGATTAGTCGTATCGGCAAGGGCTTACATTTCGCGGCTACTGACTTAGTACGAGATACCACCATCTGGCTGCTGATAGGCCTGTTTTTCGCGGCAATAGTGCAGACTTATGTACCAGCGGACTTTATGGCCCAGTGGGGAGACGGTATTTTAGCCATGTTGGTGGTGGTGCTTATCTCTGTGCCTATGTATATCTGTGCTACCGCATCGACGCCAATAGCTGCAGGTCTTTTGCTGGCGGGGGTTTCCCCTGGTGCTGTTCTGGTCTTCATGTTGGCAGGCCCCGCAACTAACATAGCCACACTAGGTGTAGTGACTAAAGAGCTAGGCAAGCGTGCATTGTTGGGTTACTTAGGTGGCGTGCTCGGAGTAGCTCTAGTTTCTGGCATAATAGTGAACTATCTTGTAGAAACCTATGGTTTTGTGGTTATGCCACAGGTTGGTGAGCAGCATAACTTATTACCGGATTTTATCGTTTATAGCTCTGGCGTGGTGTTAGCCATACTTATGGCAAAAGTCTTACTGGAGAAGTTGCCTAAGAATTGGTGGCGCAGAGATTGTTGCTCATAG
- a CDS encoding TAXI family TRAP transporter solute-binding subunit — protein sequence MSKKSILVAAALSTMALAPLVQAQEFITIGTGGVTGIYYPAGGGMCRLVNQNNQEHGMRCSVESTGGSVYNLNTLRAGELEFGIAQSDQQYNAIKGEGAFANAAPYKELRSVFSIYTEAFTVVARKDANITTFNDLKGKRVNIGEPGSGQRATIEAIMDAKGWTRSDFRLASELKAAEQAQALCDNKIDVMVYFVGHPNGAVQEATTSCDTTVVSVNDKEVKQMVESTPYFVSYEIPGGMYSGNDKPVTTIGAKATLVSSTKVSDESVYWTVKSVFDNFDNFRRLHPGFANLTKAEMLEGNTAPLHPGAEKYFKEVGLIN from the coding sequence ATGTCTAAAAAATCCATATTGGTTGCTGCGGCACTATCGACTATGGCATTGGCCCCCTTAGTCCAGGCACAAGAATTTATTACTATTGGAACTGGCGGTGTCACGGGGATCTATTATCCTGCTGGAGGCGGCATGTGTCGCTTAGTTAATCAGAATAATCAAGAACACGGCATGCGCTGTTCAGTCGAGAGTACCGGTGGTTCAGTTTACAACCTCAATACCTTGCGAGCGGGTGAGCTTGAGTTTGGCATTGCCCAATCAGATCAGCAATATAATGCGATTAAAGGTGAAGGTGCCTTCGCTAATGCCGCTCCCTATAAAGAGCTACGTTCGGTGTTTTCTATTTATACCGAAGCGTTCACAGTCGTAGCCCGAAAAGATGCCAACATCACCACGTTCAATGATCTTAAAGGTAAGCGCGTTAATATCGGCGAACCAGGCTCGGGCCAGCGTGCCACGATTGAAGCGATCATGGATGCTAAAGGCTGGACGCGCAGCGATTTTCGCCTTGCATCTGAGCTAAAAGCGGCCGAGCAGGCTCAGGCACTTTGTGACAATAAGATAGATGTGATGGTTTACTTCGTTGGTCACCCTAATGGTGCGGTACAGGAAGCGACAACGTCTTGTGATACCACCGTTGTCAGCGTTAATGACAAAGAAGTGAAGCAGATGGTTGAATCTACACCTTATTTTGTTTCTTATGAGATTCCTGGTGGCATGTACAGCGGTAACGATAAGCCTGTAACGACCATTGGTGCCAAAGCAACATTAGTGTCTAGCACTAAGGTTTCTGATGAATCGGTTTATTGGACCGTTAAATCAGTTTTCGACAACTTCGACAACTTCCGTCGCCTACATCCAGGCTTCGCTAACCTGACAAAAGCTGAGATGCTAGAAGGTAACACCGCACCACTTCACCCAGGTGCTGAGAAGTACTTCAAAGAGGTTGGCTTAATTAACTAA
- the zntR gene encoding Zn(2+)-responsive transcriptional regulator, translated as MYRIGELAKQCEVKADTLRFYEKHGLLSPSSRTDSGYRIYTENDAERLRFILRAKTVGFTLAEITELLSIELDKSNWACADVKGMVDSKLAHVEAKIAELKYFQVSLQRLSDACCGGPESAEHCSILEALETNTDNIKCENHDHHHDDSQYTKNCQNKG; from the coding sequence ATGTATCGGATTGGAGAGTTGGCTAAACAGTGTGAAGTGAAAGCCGATACCCTGAGATTTTATGAGAAGCATGGTCTGCTATCGCCATCTTCACGCACCGATTCCGGTTATAGGATCTATACAGAAAACGATGCCGAGCGCCTGCGTTTTATTCTGCGGGCCAAGACGGTGGGGTTTACCTTAGCCGAGATCACCGAGCTACTTTCAATCGAGTTAGATAAGTCCAACTGGGCGTGCGCCGATGTGAAGGGCATGGTGGACAGCAAACTTGCTCATGTAGAGGCCAAGATAGCCGAGCTTAAATACTTTCAAGTATCGCTGCAGCGATTATCCGATGCCTGTTGTGGTGGCCCCGAGAGCGCCGAGCATTGTTCAATATTGGAAGCGCTCGAGACGAATACAGATAATATCAAATGTGAGAACCATGACCATCACCATGATGATTCTCAGTACACAAAAAATTGCCAAAATAAGGGTTAG